The following are from one region of the Amycolatopsis sp. QT-25 genome:
- a CDS encoding ABC transporter permease → MPRLDRPDVEPSVADEADEAVGAGLDSLDTPIGERRESRRKRFLRGFVPPLVFLALLIALWQALWAAAFWSESMLPAPLAVWDELVGITVDGEIFEFVWTSVHRAALGFLIGVVIGTPLGLLVAKVRLVRAAVGPFLTGLQSLPSVAWVPAAILWFGLNDASIYFVVLLGSVPSIANGLVAGIDQIPPILPRVGQVMGANRLSSARYILLPAALPGFLAGLKQGWAFSWRSLMAAELIALSPALGKGLGAYLNEGSSFNSMEGVISAIFLILLVGVGIELIVFRPLERSVLRARGLTASL, encoded by the coding sequence ATGCCGCGGCTTGACCGCCCCGACGTGGAGCCATCAGTGGCGGACGAGGCCGACGAGGCCGTCGGTGCGGGGCTCGACTCGCTCGACACTCCCATCGGGGAACGCCGGGAAAGCCGGCGAAAGCGGTTCCTGCGCGGCTTCGTGCCGCCGTTGGTCTTCCTGGCGTTGCTGATCGCGCTGTGGCAGGCGCTGTGGGCGGCCGCGTTCTGGTCGGAATCGATGCTGCCCGCGCCGCTCGCGGTCTGGGACGAACTCGTCGGCATCACCGTCGACGGTGAGATCTTCGAATTCGTCTGGACGTCGGTGCACCGCGCCGCGCTGGGCTTCCTGATCGGCGTGGTCATCGGGACCCCGCTCGGCCTGCTGGTGGCGAAGGTCCGTCTCGTCCGCGCCGCCGTCGGGCCGTTCCTGACCGGGCTGCAAAGCCTTCCGTCGGTGGCCTGGGTGCCCGCGGCGATCCTGTGGTTCGGGCTGAACGACGCCTCGATCTACTTCGTCGTCCTGCTGGGTTCGGTGCCCTCGATCGCCAACGGCCTCGTCGCCGGCATCGACCAGATCCCGCCGATCCTGCCGCGCGTCGGTCAGGTCATGGGGGCGAACCGGCTCTCGTCGGCCCGGTACATCCTGCTGCCCGCCGCGTTGCCCGGTTTCCTGGCCGGGCTCAAACAGGGCTGGGCGTTCTCGTGGCGTTCGCTGATGGCCGCCGAGTTGATCGCGCTGTCCCCGGCGCTGGGCAAGGGGCTCGGCGCGTACCTCAACGAAGGCTCGTCCTTCAACAGCATGGAAGGCGTGATCTCGGCGATCTTCCTGATCCTGCTGGTCGGCGTCGGCATCGAATTGATCGTGTTCCGGCCGCTGGAACGTTCGGTCCTGCGTGCTCGTGGTCTCACCGCGTCCCTTTAG
- a CDS encoding acyl-ACP desaturase gives MTVPEGTRLMLELEGTVEENLNRHLSVAKEWMPHEYVPWSEGKNFAELGGEPWDPEQSRVSPIARTSLEVNLLTEDNLPSYHREIERAFGRDGAWGTWVHRWTAEEGRHGICIRDYLLVTRAVDPVELERARMQTMQAGYDSGDKALLNVFAYVSFQELATRLSHRNTGKYTQDPLCEKLLARVAMDENLHMVFYRNLVQASLELSPDAMMRAITDEVVRFQMPGAVIPSFARKAALIAKAGIYDLRIHHDEVIWPLLRQWRIFELEGLGEVGEKARDELDQFLKALDTQASRFEERRAAAEARAAARQA, from the coding sequence ATGACGGTCCCCGAAGGCACCCGGCTGATGCTCGAGCTGGAGGGAACGGTCGAGGAGAACCTCAACCGGCATCTCTCGGTCGCCAAGGAATGGATGCCGCACGAGTACGTGCCGTGGAGCGAGGGCAAGAACTTCGCCGAACTGGGCGGCGAGCCGTGGGATCCCGAGCAGTCGCGGGTGTCGCCCATCGCGCGGACCTCGCTGGAGGTCAACCTCCTCACCGAGGACAACCTGCCGAGCTACCACCGCGAGATCGAGCGGGCGTTCGGCCGCGACGGCGCGTGGGGCACGTGGGTGCATCGCTGGACGGCGGAGGAGGGGCGCCACGGCATCTGCATCCGCGACTACCTGCTGGTGACGCGCGCGGTGGACCCGGTCGAACTGGAGCGGGCGCGGATGCAGACCATGCAGGCCGGGTACGACAGCGGCGACAAGGCGTTGCTGAACGTCTTCGCGTACGTGTCGTTCCAGGAGCTGGCCACGCGGCTTTCGCATCGCAACACCGGTAAGTACACGCAAGACCCGCTGTGCGAGAAGCTGCTCGCGCGGGTCGCGATGGACGAGAACCTGCACATGGTCTTCTACCGGAACCTGGTGCAGGCGTCGCTGGAGCTTTCCCCCGACGCGATGATGCGCGCCATCACCGACGAGGTCGTCCGGTTCCAGATGCCGGGCGCGGTGATCCCGAGCTTCGCGCGGAAGGCCGCGCTGATCGCGAAGGCGGGCATCTACGACCTGCGGATCCACCACGACGAGGTGATCTGGCCGTTGCTGCGGCAGTGGAGGATCTTCGAGCTCGAAGGGCTCGGCGAGGTCGGGGAAAAGGCACGGGACGAACTCGACCAGTTCCTGAAGGCCCTCGACACCCAGGCTTCGCGCTTCGAAGAACGTCGCGCGGCCGCCGAAGCCCGCGCCGCCGCCCGCCAGGCCTGA
- a CDS encoding IS256 family transposase produces MTSELVSPRKRESKPARELSPEQAAAAVMVAEAKARGLALTGPDGLLKLFTKNVLETALNEEMTEHLGHEKNQADPDRESTNVRNGSRPKTVVSDAAGEVGINVPRDRESTFEPQIVKKRQRRLTEVDEIVLSLYAKGMTTGDISAHFAEIYGSSVSKETISRITDKVVAEMNDWASRPLDPVYVAVFIDAIHVKVRDGQVANRPVYAAIGVTVDGHKDVLGLWMGIGGEGAKFWMSVLIDLKNRGIRDVFFLVCDGLKGLPDVVTNVWPQTIVQTCIVHLIRNTFRLVSRRDWDAVKRDIKPIYTAPSPHAAAAALDEFEEKWGAKHAAVIRLWRNAWDEFTPFLDYDVEIRTMICSTNAIESLNARYRRAIRARGHFPTEQAAMKCLYLVTRSLDPTGTGRARWTMRWKPVINAFAITFGDRWPGAETY; encoded by the coding sequence ATGACATCGGAGCTTGTGAGTCCACGTAAGCGTGAGTCCAAGCCGGCGCGGGAGCTGTCGCCGGAGCAGGCCGCCGCCGCGGTGATGGTGGCTGAGGCGAAGGCTCGCGGGCTGGCGCTGACCGGCCCGGACGGGTTGCTGAAGCTGTTCACCAAGAACGTGCTGGAAACGGCACTGAACGAGGAAATGACCGAGCATCTGGGGCATGAGAAGAACCAGGCCGACCCGGATCGTGAGTCGACGAACGTGCGCAACGGCTCCCGGCCGAAAACGGTGGTCTCGGATGCGGCGGGCGAGGTCGGGATCAACGTTCCGCGGGACCGGGAGAGCACGTTCGAACCGCAGATCGTGAAGAAGCGGCAGCGTCGGCTGACCGAGGTGGACGAGATTGTGCTGTCGCTATATGCGAAGGGAATGACGACGGGGGATATCTCGGCGCATTTCGCCGAAATCTACGGGTCCTCGGTCAGCAAGGAAACGATCTCGCGGATCACCGACAAGGTCGTCGCCGAAATGAACGACTGGGCCAGCCGCCCGCTCGACCCGGTGTACGTCGCTGTGTTCATCGACGCGATCCACGTCAAGGTCCGCGACGGGCAGGTCGCCAACCGGCCCGTCTACGCCGCCATCGGCGTCACCGTGGACGGCCACAAGGACGTCCTGGGCCTGTGGATGGGCATCGGCGGCGAGGGCGCGAAGTTCTGGATGAGCGTGCTGATCGACCTGAAGAACCGCGGCATCCGGGATGTGTTCTTCCTCGTCTGCGACGGACTCAAAGGCCTGCCCGACGTCGTGACGAACGTCTGGCCGCAGACCATTGTGCAAACCTGTATCGTCCACCTGATCCGCAACACCTTCCGGCTCGTGTCCCGCCGGGACTGGGACGCGGTGAAACGCGACATCAAACCCATCTACACCGCACCCAGCCCGCACGCTGCGGCGGCCGCTCTGGACGAATTCGAAGAGAAATGGGGCGCGAAGCATGCAGCGGTGATTCGTTTATGGCGCAACGCTTGGGATGAGTTCACGCCGTTCCTCGACTACGACGTCGAGATCCGGACGATGATCTGCTCCACGAACGCGATCGAGTCGCTGAACGCCCGTTATCGGCGGGCGATCCGTGCACGTGGACATTTCCCGACCGAGCAGGCCGCGATGAAGTGCCTGTACCTTGTGACCCGCAGCCTGGACCCGACCGGGACAGGCCGCGCTCGATGGACGATGCGTTGGAAGCCAGTGATCAACGCTTTCGCCATCACATTCGGTGACCGCTGGCCGGGAGCCGAGACCTACTGA
- a CDS encoding IS3 family transposase, producing the protein MIYRYRFISEHRAEFGVKRLCHVLGLRRQGFHEWAAAGAAREAAAEQERELVAVITSIHAQHRGAYGRPRITAELRRRGRVVNHKRVQRLMREQGLAGITRRKRRSLTRPATVPVTPVADEICRDFTAERPGQRFVGDITYLPTFQGWLYLATVIDLHNREIAGHAMAGHLRADLVCDAIALATARGLIHPEAVFHSDRGVQYTSGQFRAALTAHRIRPSIGRVGSCYDNAVAESFFATLKTEIGTTIWRTRDQARHDIYRYLHYYNHDRLHSTIGHRTPHETRTSYSHQPTT; encoded by the coding sequence ATGATCTACCGCTACCGGTTCATCTCCGAGCATCGCGCCGAGTTCGGTGTGAAGCGGTTGTGCCACGTCCTGGGCCTGCGCCGGCAGGGTTTCCACGAGTGGGCCGCCGCTGGGGCGGCCCGGGAGGCCGCGGCGGAACAGGAGCGGGAGCTGGTAGCGGTGATCACCTCGATCCACGCGCAGCACCGGGGTGCCTATGGGCGGCCCCGGATCACCGCGGAGCTGCGCCGCCGCGGGCGCGTGGTGAACCACAAGCGGGTGCAGCGGTTGATGCGTGAGCAGGGCCTGGCCGGGATCACCCGCCGCAAACGCCGGAGCCTGACCAGACCCGCCACCGTCCCGGTGACACCGGTGGCGGATGAGATCTGTCGTGATTTCACCGCCGAGCGCCCTGGTCAGCGGTTCGTCGGGGACATCACCTATCTGCCCACGTTCCAGGGCTGGCTCTACCTGGCCACGGTGATCGACCTGCACAACCGTGAGATCGCCGGGCACGCGATGGCCGGGCACCTGCGCGCCGACCTGGTCTGCGACGCCATCGCCCTGGCCACCGCACGCGGCCTGATCCACCCCGAGGCGGTCTTCCACTCCGACCGCGGTGTCCAGTACACCTCCGGCCAATTCCGCGCCGCGCTCACCGCACACCGGATCCGGCCCTCGATCGGACGGGTCGGGTCCTGCTACGACAACGCCGTCGCCGAGTCGTTCTTCGCCACCCTTAAAACCGAGATCGGCACCACCATCTGGCGCACCCGCGACCAGGCACGACACGACATATACCGCTACCTCCACTACTACAACCACGACCGTCTACATTCGACAATCGGTCACCGCACACCCCACGAAACCCGAACCAGCTACAGTCACCAACCAACAACGTGA
- a CDS encoding transposase — translation MRTPWFQTLVWREDVLVSRRSKYPEQFRRDAIELVSTSGRPLRQIARELGVNHETLRSWVNTAKHAVEAGPVEDPAVVDEVQRLRKQVAELQKEKEILRKAAAYFAKEMDR, via the coding sequence ATGCGGACACCTTGGTTCCAGACGTTGGTCTGGAGGGAGGATGTCCTGGTGTCTCGCAGGTCGAAGTATCCGGAGCAGTTCCGTCGTGACGCGATCGAGCTGGTCAGCACGAGTGGTCGGCCGTTGCGTCAGATCGCCCGTGAGCTGGGGGTCAATCACGAGACGTTGCGGTCGTGGGTGAACACCGCCAAGCATGCCGTGGAAGCCGGGCCGGTGGAGGATCCGGCGGTGGTCGATGAGGTGCAGCGGTTGCGGAAGCAGGTCGCTGAGCTGCAGAAAGAGAAGGAGATCCTGCGGAAAGCGGCCGCCTATTTTGCCAAAGAGATGGATCGATGA
- a CDS encoding DEAD/DEAH box helicase: protein MSTPTFTELGLPKTLVDSLAEQGVTSPFPIQAATLPHSLAGRDVLGRGRTGSGKTYGFVLPVLARLAAGPTRRRPGRPRALVLAPTRELATQIEASFLPLAKPLGLKVTTIFGGVSPNPQITRLRDGVDIVVACPGRLADHMRSGEAKLDNIEVTVLDEADHMADLGFLPDVRRIMAETPERGQRLLFSATLDAGVDVLVKRFMHDPVTHSVDSAQSPVSTMQHHVLHLEETHRLPVLIDLTAAPGRTLVFTRTKHRAKQLTRKLMASGVPAVELHGNLGQTARTRNLEAFASGAAKTLVATDIAARGIHVDDVTLVIHADPPVEHKAYLHRSGRTARAGASGTVVTLMTDAQVGDVRDLTRKAGIKPTTTQLGPGHPLLSKLAPGERSFTASPRRPIVDTRPKRVSASGEAIPGKGEDEDRPAGGRGSSRGGRGRGPSAGGRGASGGGRGSSRGGRDASGRASDGRSRQPRAEGDRRGTPAGQGRRADESTGRREGAPKGGGQGRRSADSQPRRGSGAAKSQSSRTQSGGAPARRGGAAAFSSGTRAGSRRSR, encoded by the coding sequence ATGAGCACACCTACCTTCACCGAACTCGGCCTGCCCAAGACCCTCGTGGACTCGCTCGCCGAACAGGGTGTCACCAGCCCGTTCCCCATCCAGGCCGCCACGCTGCCGCATTCGCTGGCCGGTCGCGACGTCCTCGGCCGCGGCCGCACCGGCTCCGGCAAGACCTACGGCTTCGTGCTGCCCGTCCTCGCCCGGCTCGCCGCCGGCCCGACCCGGCGCCGCCCCGGCCGTCCGCGCGCCCTGGTCCTGGCGCCGACCCGCGAACTGGCCACCCAGATCGAGGCGTCGTTCCTGCCGCTGGCCAAACCGCTCGGCCTCAAGGTCACCACCATCTTCGGCGGCGTCAGCCCCAATCCGCAGATCACCCGGCTGCGTGACGGCGTCGACATCGTCGTCGCCTGCCCCGGCCGGCTCGCCGACCACATGCGCTCGGGTGAGGCGAAGCTCGACAACATCGAGGTCACCGTCCTGGACGAGGCCGACCACATGGCCGACCTCGGCTTCCTGCCCGACGTCCGGCGCATCATGGCCGAGACCCCGGAGCGCGGGCAGCGGCTGCTGTTCTCCGCCACCCTCGACGCGGGCGTCGACGTGCTGGTCAAACGCTTCATGCACGACCCGGTCACCCACAGCGTCGACTCGGCCCAGTCGCCGGTCTCGACCATGCAGCACCACGTGCTGCACCTGGAGGAGACGCACCGGCTGCCGGTGCTGATCGACCTCACCGCCGCACCCGGCCGCACGCTGGTGTTCACCCGCACGAAGCACCGCGCCAAGCAGTTGACGCGCAAGCTCATGGCCTCCGGCGTGCCGGCGGTCGAACTGCACGGCAACCTCGGGCAGACCGCACGGACACGCAACCTGGAGGCGTTCGCCTCCGGCGCGGCGAAGACGCTGGTCGCGACGGACATCGCCGCCCGCGGTATCCACGTCGACGACGTCACGCTGGTCATCCACGCCGACCCGCCCGTCGAGCACAAGGCGTACCTGCACCGGTCCGGCCGGACCGCGCGGGCCGGGGCGTCCGGCACCGTCGTCACGCTGATGACCGACGCGCAGGTCGGTGACGTCCGCGACCTCACCCGCAAGGCCGGGATCAAGCCGACCACGACGCAGCTCGGCCCCGGCCACCCGCTGCTGTCGAAGCTGGCGCCCGGCGAGCGTTCGTTCACCGCGTCGCCGCGGCGGCCGATCGTGGACACGCGGCCGAAACGGGTCAGCGCCAGCGGCGAGGCGATCCCGGGCAAGGGCGAGGACGAAGACCGTCCGGCAGGCGGCCGTGGCTCTTCTCGCGGCGGTCGCGGCCGAGGCCCCTCCGCCGGTGGTCGCGGTGCTTCCGGTGGCGGCCGTGGCTCTTCTCGCGGCGGTCGTGACGCTTCCGGCCGCGCTTCCGACGGACGTTCGCGTCAGCCTCGCGCCGAGGGCGACCGCCGAGGTACTCCCGCCGGCCAAGGCCGTCGCGCGGACGAGTCCACCGGACGTCGCGAAGGCGCGCCTAAGGGCGGTGGCCAGGGTCGTCGCTCCGCCGACTCCCAGCCGCGCCGCGGCTCCGGTGCCGCCAAGTCGCAGTCCTCGCGGACCCAGTCCGGCGGTGCTCCGGCCCGTCGCGGCGGTGCCGCCGCGTTCTCCTCCGGGACCCGCGCCGGCTCGCGCCGCTCGCGCTGA
- a CDS encoding acyl-CoA dehydrogenase — MSEKATALLLNPGGYDPRQFDPETRRLLRATIEWFEQRGKRKLVEDYHDRTFYADFIEFAGKEGLFSTFLTPGANAEGNPDKRWDTARVAALSEILGFYGLNYWYPWQVTILGLSPVWQSANEAARSRAADSLAAGGVAAFGLSEKEHGADIYSSDLVLTPDGAGGYRANGSKYYIGNGNCARTVSVFGRIDGVEGPDQYVFFYADSEHSNYHVVKNVVPSQMYVAEFRLDDYPVSEEDILHVGAEAFSAALNTVNIGKFNLCFGGIGMSTHSLYEAITHAHNRVLYGKKVTDFPHVRREFVEAYARLVAMKLFSDRAVDYFRSAHADDRRYLLFNPITKMKVTTEARKVIGLVADVVAAKGFEADTYLAMAKNDIDGLPKLEGTVAVNLALIAKFVPAYLFAPQAYEPVPTRSDAADDEFLFRQGPARGLSEVRFHDWREAYAKASAIPNVARFTEQAEALVKLFTEAAPDEAQRQDIDFGLALTELFTLVVYGQLVLEQAEITGIETEVVDQIFAILVQDFSVTAIDLHGKSSSTEAQQALALASIRKPVVDAARFDHVWSLVRDLSGAYAMNP, encoded by the coding sequence ATGAGCGAAAAGGCGACCGCGTTGTTGCTGAACCCGGGTGGGTACGACCCACGGCAGTTCGACCCGGAGACGCGTCGCCTGCTGCGTGCCACCATCGAATGGTTCGAACAGCGCGGCAAACGCAAGCTCGTCGAGGACTACCACGACCGGACCTTCTACGCGGACTTCATCGAGTTCGCGGGCAAGGAAGGGCTCTTCTCGACGTTCCTCACTCCCGGCGCCAACGCCGAGGGCAACCCCGACAAGCGCTGGGACACCGCGCGGGTCGCGGCCCTGTCGGAAATCCTCGGCTTCTACGGCCTGAACTACTGGTACCCCTGGCAGGTCACGATCCTGGGCCTCAGCCCGGTGTGGCAGAGCGCGAACGAGGCCGCTCGCAGCCGCGCGGCGGACTCGCTCGCGGCGGGAGGCGTCGCCGCGTTCGGACTGTCCGAAAAGGAGCATGGCGCCGACATCTATTCGTCGGATCTCGTGCTGACCCCGGACGGTGCGGGCGGCTACCGCGCGAACGGGTCGAAGTACTACATCGGCAACGGCAACTGCGCGCGGACCGTGTCGGTGTTCGGCCGCATCGACGGTGTCGAGGGCCCGGATCAGTACGTGTTCTTCTACGCGGATTCGGAGCACTCGAACTACCACGTGGTGAAGAACGTCGTGCCGTCACAGATGTACGTCGCCGAGTTCAGGCTCGACGACTACCCGGTGTCCGAAGAGGACATTCTGCACGTCGGCGCCGAAGCGTTCTCCGCGGCACTGAACACGGTCAACATCGGCAAGTTCAACCTGTGCTTCGGCGGCATCGGGATGTCGACGCACTCGCTGTACGAGGCGATCACGCACGCGCACAACCGGGTGCTCTACGGCAAGAAGGTCACCGATTTCCCGCACGTGCGCCGGGAATTCGTCGAGGCGTACGCGCGGCTCGTCGCGATGAAGCTGTTCTCCGACCGTGCCGTGGACTACTTCCGCAGCGCGCACGCGGACGACCGCCGGTACCTGCTGTTCAACCCGATCACCAAGATGAAGGTGACCACCGAGGCGCGGAAGGTCATCGGTCTGGTCGCGGACGTGGTGGCGGCCAAGGGTTTCGAGGCCGACACCTACCTGGCGATGGCCAAGAACGACATCGACGGCCTGCCGAAGCTGGAAGGCACGGTGGCGGTGAACCTCGCGCTGATCGCGAAGTTCGTGCCCGCGTACCTGTTCGCGCCGCAGGCCTACGAGCCGGTGCCGACTCGGTCCGACGCGGCCGACGACGAGTTCCTGTTCCGCCAAGGCCCCGCACGCGGCCTGTCCGAGGTGCGGTTCCACGACTGGCGCGAGGCCTACGCCAAGGCGTCCGCGATCCCGAACGTCGCCCGGTTCACCGAGCAGGCCGAGGCGCTCGTGAAGCTGTTCACCGAAGCCGCGCCGGACGAGGCGCAGCGGCAGGACATCGACTTCGGCCTCGCGCTGACCGAGCTGTTCACGCTGGTCGTCTACGGGCAGCTGGTGCTGGAGCAGGCGGAGATCACCGGCATCGAGACCGAGGTCGTCGACCAGATCTTCGCCATCCTGGTGCAGGACTTCAGCGTCACCGCGATCGATCTGCACGGGAAGTCCTCCTCGACCGAGGCACAGCAGGCACTCGCGCTGGCTTCGATCCGGAAGCCGGTCGTCGACGCGGCGCGGTTCGACCACGTGTGGTCGCTCGTCCGTGATCTCTCGGGCGCCTACGCGATGAACCCGTAG
- a CDS encoding Tex family protein, translating into MSVQGLQTVEQKIAEELGVREGQVKAAVDLLDGGSTVPFIARYRKEVTGMLDDTQLRTLEERLRYLRELGERKAAVLESIRGQGKLDEALEASIMAADTKSRLEDIYLPYKPKRRTKAMIAREAGLEPLADGLLSDPDTDPQAAAAVFVDADKGVADAQAALDGARAILVERFAEDADLIGELREKMWSQGRLASKVREGKAEEGAKFSDYFDFSEPYTKLPSHRILAMFRGEKEEILDLTMESEEPTVSSAEPRVGPTEYETRIAHKFGISHEGRPADKWLGDTVRWAWRTKILLHLGIDLRMRLRQSAEDDAVRVFAANLRDLLLAAPAGTRATMGLDPGFRTGVKVAVVDATGKVVGTHVIYPHQPANKWDQSLAELAALCARHKVDLISIGNGTASRETDKLAGELIKKHPELKLTKAVVSEAGASVYSASAFASQELPGMDVSLRGAVSIARRLQDPLAELVKIDPKSIGVGQYQHDLSEISLSRSLDAVVEDCVNAVGVDVNTASAPLLTRVSGITTTLAENIVAHRDENGPFKTRSGLKEVARLGPKAFEQCAGFLRIPDGDDPLDSSSVHPEAYPVVRRILSSTGTDIRALIGNSRTLQALKPTEFVDDTFGLPTVTDILAELEKPGRDPRPAFKTATFADGVEKIGDLKPGMRLEGVVTNVAAFGAFIDVGVHQDGLAHVSALSKNFVKDPREVVKPGDIVKVKVLEVDVPRKRISLTLRLDDEPGKPAREQGGGGRDRGQGGGGQRGGNRGGGGRGGNPGGGSLADALRKAGYGK; encoded by the coding sequence GTGAGCGTGCAGGGCCTGCAGACAGTCGAGCAGAAGATCGCCGAAGAACTCGGTGTGCGCGAAGGGCAGGTCAAGGCGGCCGTCGACCTGCTGGACGGCGGATCCACCGTGCCGTTCATCGCCCGGTACCGCAAAGAGGTCACCGGGATGCTGGACGACACCCAGCTCCGTACCCTCGAAGAACGCCTCCGCTACCTGCGGGAACTCGGCGAGCGCAAGGCCGCCGTGCTGGAGTCGATCCGCGGCCAGGGCAAGCTGGACGAGGCGCTCGAAGCGTCGATCATGGCGGCGGACACCAAGTCCCGCCTCGAGGACATCTACCTGCCGTACAAGCCCAAGCGGCGGACGAAGGCGATGATCGCCCGCGAGGCCGGTCTGGAGCCGCTCGCCGACGGGCTGCTGAGCGACCCGGACACCGACCCGCAGGCCGCGGCCGCGGTGTTCGTCGACGCCGACAAGGGGGTCGCCGACGCGCAGGCCGCGCTCGACGGCGCCCGCGCGATCCTCGTCGAACGCTTCGCCGAAGACGCCGACCTGATCGGTGAGCTGCGCGAGAAGATGTGGTCGCAAGGCCGCCTCGCGTCGAAGGTCCGCGAGGGCAAGGCCGAAGAAGGCGCGAAGTTCTCCGACTACTTCGACTTCTCCGAGCCCTACACGAAGCTTCCCTCGCACCGGATCCTCGCGATGTTCCGCGGTGAGAAGGAAGAGATCCTCGACCTCACGATGGAGTCGGAGGAGCCCACAGTGTCGTCAGCAGAACCGCGTGTCGGGCCGACCGAGTACGAGACCCGCATCGCGCACAAGTTCGGCATCTCCCACGAAGGCCGCCCGGCCGACAAGTGGCTCGGCGACACCGTCCGCTGGGCGTGGCGCACGAAGATCCTGCTGCACCTGGGCATCGACCTGCGGATGCGGCTGCGCCAGTCGGCCGAGGACGACGCCGTCCGCGTGTTCGCCGCGAACCTGCGCGACCTGCTGCTCGCCGCCCCGGCGGGCACCCGCGCCACGATGGGCCTCGACCCGGGCTTCCGCACGGGCGTCAAGGTCGCCGTCGTCGACGCGACCGGCAAGGTCGTCGGCACCCACGTGATCTACCCGCACCAGCCCGCCAACAAGTGGGACCAGTCCCTCGCCGAACTCGCCGCGCTGTGCGCCCGGCACAAGGTGGACCTGATCTCGATCGGCAACGGCACCGCGTCCCGCGAGACCGACAAGCTCGCCGGTGAACTGATCAAGAAGCACCCCGAACTGAAGCTGACCAAGGCCGTCGTCTCCGAGGCGGGCGCGTCGGTCTACTCGGCGTCGGCGTTCGCGTCGCAGGAACTGCCGGGCATGGACGTCTCGCTGCGCGGCGCGGTCTCCATCGCGCGTCGGCTGCAGGACCCGCTGGCGGAGCTGGTGAAGATCGACCCGAAGTCGATCGGTGTCGGGCAGTATCAGCACGACCTGTCGGAGATCTCGCTGTCGCGGTCACTCGACGCGGTGGTGGAAGACTGCGTGAACGCGGTCGGCGTGGACGTCAACACGGCGTCGGCGCCGCTGCTGACCCGCGTCTCGGGCATCACGACGACGCTGGCGGAGAACATCGTCGCGCACCGCGACGAGAACGGTCCGTTCAAGACGCGGAGCGGGCTCAAGGAGGTCGCGCGGCTCGGCCCCAAGGCCTTCGAGCAGTGCGCGGGCTTCCTGCGGATCCCGGACGGCGACGACCCGCTCGACTCGTCCTCGGTGCACCCCGAGGCCTATCCGGTGGTGCGGCGGATCCTGAGCTCGACCGGCACGGACATCCGTGCGCTGATCGGCAACTCGCGAACCCTGCAAGCGCTGAAGCCCACGGAGTTCGTCGACGACACCTTCGGTCTTCCGACGGTGACCGACATCCTCGCCGAACTCGAAAAGCCGGGCCGCGACCCGCGTCCGGCGTTCAAGACCGCGACCTTCGCCGACGGTGTCGAGAAGATCGGTGACCTGAAGCCGGGAATGCGGCTCGAGGGTGTCGTGACGAACGTGGCCGCGTTCGGCGCGTTCATCGACGTCGGCGTGCACCAGGACGGGCTCGCGCACGTCTCGGCGCTGTCGAAGAACTTCGTCAAGGACCCGCGCGAGGTCGTGAAACCCGGCGACATCGTCAAGGTGAAGGTCCTGGAGGTCGACGTGCCGCGCAAGCGGATCTCGCTGACCCTGCGGCTGGACGACGAACCCGGCAAACCTGCCCGCGAGCAAGGCGGCGGCGGTCGTGACCGTGGCCAGGGCGGTGGCGGCCAGCGCGGCGGCAACCGCGGCGGTGGGGGCCGGGGCGGGAACCCCGGCGGCGGCTCGCTGGCGGACGCCCTCCGCAAGGCCGGCTACGGCAAGTAG